Proteins encoded by one window of Cylindrospermum stagnale PCC 7417:
- a CDS encoding glycosyltransferase, with protein sequence MHICHIVLNNLGGAPKVADSLISSQVKAGYKISTVVLTILDPRWEISFKAAQTVIVMKIAGSLYYIGGAIHQIWVAIQLSRIIAEQKPDIIVCHSVFITKLFYISQFIPGSLSVPYISYIHSDYISESQVKPKTNPISALIQNISISLTSQIDLRALQQASGLVFVCKTLYERFSNFGLNQKRILISYNPAIDDISNQPLHPTADSWLNNSQLITFVCAARFHRQKDHKTLLKAFAKVSKNHLNIRLILLGDGDLETEMQALANSLAIGDIVLFAGSVPNPRAYFSLSRAVILTSHFEGLGMVLVEAVASGVTFIATDCPVGPREISEVLKCGTIVPPSDVDALAAAIIDHVKTPQERIDRSEQIAQLFSETSCANRLESMSKQILFQ encoded by the coding sequence ATGCATATTTGTCATATAGTTCTGAATAACCTTGGTGGAGCGCCAAAAGTAGCAGATTCGCTAATTTCTTCCCAAGTCAAAGCTGGTTATAAAATCTCTACTGTGGTTCTTACTATTTTAGATCCACGATGGGAGATATCTTTTAAAGCAGCCCAAACAGTCATTGTGATGAAAATTGCAGGCTCTTTATATTATATTGGCGGAGCAATACATCAAATATGGGTAGCGATACAATTAAGTAGGATCATCGCTGAACAGAAACCGGATATTATTGTTTGTCATAGTGTATTTATCACTAAACTCTTTTATATATCTCAATTCATCCCTGGAAGTTTGTCTGTTCCTTACATTAGTTATATTCACAGTGATTATATCTCTGAATCACAGGTTAAACCTAAAACAAATCCCATCAGCGCATTAATCCAGAACATATCTATAAGTCTTACTAGCCAGATTGATCTGCGTGCGCTTCAGCAAGCTAGTGGATTAGTATTTGTTTGCAAGACTCTTTATGAAAGATTCTCAAATTTTGGTTTAAATCAGAAGCGAATACTGATATCTTACAATCCAGCCATAGATGATATAAGTAACCAACCTCTTCATCCTACAGCCGATTCTTGGTTAAATAATTCTCAGTTAATTACCTTTGTATGTGCTGCTAGATTCCACCGTCAAAAAGATCATAAAACTTTACTCAAGGCATTTGCTAAAGTTAGTAAAAATCACTTAAATATCCGGCTTATTTTGCTAGGAGACGGTGATTTAGAAACAGAGATGCAAGCTTTAGCAAATTCTTTAGCCATTGGCGATATTGTTCTCTTTGCTGGATCTGTCCCCAATCCTAGAGCTTACTTCTCACTGTCTAGAGCAGTTATACTTACCTCTCATTTTGAAGGACTTGGTATGGTTCTGGTAGAAGCTGTAGCTAGTGGAGTAACATTTATTGCCACTGATTGTCCAGTTGGCCCCCGTGAAATTTCTGAAGTACTGAAATGTGGAACAATAGTACCACCAAGTGATGTGGATGCATTAGCAGCAGCTATTATTGACCATGTAAAAACTCCTCAAGAGAGGATTGATCGCTCTGAGCAAATTGCACAATTATTTAGTGAAACTAGCTGCGCTAACAGATTAGAAAGTATGAGCAAGCAAATTCTTTTTCAATGA
- a CDS encoding S66 peptidase family protein translates to MLTPRENTQTKIIPPPLKPGDLLRVIAPSGALRELQTFTRGVEIWRSHGYRVEITPNIDDRWGYLAGTDENRRHHLASAWLDPDCRGILCARGGFGSTRILEDWHWQQNSISPKWLIGFSDITALLWSLYTVGISGVHAPVLTTLADEPEWSIQRLFDLLEGRPLAPLQGSGWGGGVATGILLPGNLTVATHLLSTPIQPHLDGVILAFEDVTEAPYRIDRMLTQWRLSGALSKVCGIALGGFTKCEAPPNVPSFTVEEVLRDRLGDLGIPIVSDLPFGHNSPNAALPVGEEVNLDADDGILNWL, encoded by the coding sequence ATGTTAACCCCAAGGGAAAATACCCAAACAAAAATTATTCCACCACCTTTAAAACCAGGTGACTTACTCCGGGTAATTGCCCCTAGTGGGGCCTTGCGAGAATTACAGACATTTACGCGCGGGGTGGAAATTTGGCGATCGCATGGTTATCGTGTAGAAATAACCCCTAACATAGATGACCGCTGGGGTTATTTAGCAGGAACAGACGAAAACCGCCGCCACCACCTAGCCTCAGCATGGCTTGATCCTGATTGCCGTGGTATCCTCTGTGCCAGAGGTGGTTTTGGCAGCACCCGCATTTTGGAAGATTGGCATTGGCAACAAAACTCAATCTCACCCAAGTGGCTAATCGGCTTTTCTGATATTACTGCCCTGTTGTGGAGCCTTTATACAGTAGGAATTTCTGGCGTTCATGCTCCCGTCCTTACCACCCTTGCAGATGAGCCTGAATGGTCAATCCAGCGATTATTTGATTTACTAGAAGGTCGTCCTCTAGCACCTTTGCAAGGTAGCGGTTGGGGTGGCGGTGTGGCTACAGGGATTTTGTTACCTGGTAATCTCACAGTAGCAACTCATCTTTTGAGTACACCAATCCAACCCCATCTTGACGGTGTAATTTTAGCCTTTGAGGATGTCACAGAAGCGCCCTATCGCATCGACAGAATGCTGACACAGTGGCGTTTAAGTGGTGCTTTGTCTAAAGTCTGCGGTATTGCCTTGGGGGGCTTTACTAAATGTGAGGCGCCGCCAAATGTACCTAGCTTTACTGTAGAGGAAGTTTTGCGCGATCGCTTGGGAGATTTGGGGATTCCCATTGTCTCTGACTTGCCTTTTGGTCACAATAGCCCAAATGCAGCCTTACCCGTGGGTGAAGAGGTAAATTTAGATGCAGATGATGGCATACTGAATTGGTTGTGA
- a CDS encoding SdrD B-like domain-containing protein: MADTNLSIFESTLPDTTTKEVTAYDTATTTVSGLPSYLNVTISNGGLLNGVYDAWCINSSFGLARNTYDNSTVYSSYGTIPAGILYTGEQTVNASSADPYLDKLQQINWLLNNVTEASNLVNNTYRYGGVDYTWGDVQLAIWKLLGETSILDSTDFNSLEVYSQQKADDLVTLATINGSDFLPVAGNDIGVIVKASGQQPILLEVKTSGIGDFVWEDLNANGIQDGNEAGINGATVTLLDANGNVLSSTITGDNPYTAEIESGYYQFGPLLPSNYQVRFTLPTDFNAVSPYLQGNNSLDSDANPNNNLTSNLLTLVGGEINKTIDAGFYKYASLGDFVFNDSNVNGIQDAEEVGVSGVTVQLINPTDGSVIGTTTTDSNGAYTFTGLTPGEYQVQFSAPTGYSFTSVNQGTDDAQDSDANPSTGLTQTVTLTSGEFNGTLDAGLVQLARLGDRVWHDINANGIQDAGEVGIAEAGVNLLNASGNVIATTNTDADGLYSFSNLQPGDYKVQFVQPNGFNGVSPVNQGGDDSIDADADTNLTTGLINLSAGENDPTIDAGFYKTASLGDFVFNDSNVNGIQDAGEVGVSGVTVTLISGGADGIINGIGDTTVTTTTNGSGNYGFTGLTPGQEYQVEFSNLPTGYQFTQADAGSNDGLDSDADPSTGKTQIVTLSSGENNTTLDAGIYQNAGDLSITKTDNLTTVTPGQQITYTIVAQNNGLVTATNALVSDIIPSNLTNVTWTSVAAGGATDNQTSGTGNINDYVTLTAGSSITYTVNGTVATNALSSSPTSNSETSTFNFNGNSALDGTNGNIRTFSVNDVSVKTSAFSRDSFGTWKTAYLGSFTGGLGVTDSSEGDGGNGLHRVDNVGRNNYILFEFSESVIVDRAFLDSVVDDSDISVWIGNFNNPYTNHLTLSDSVLSSFGFSEVNLTGSSSDRWANFNASNNIGNTLVIAAWTQDSSPDDRFKIHSLDIQQPVAPTTVSLSNTATVTAATGFTDTNLNNNSATDTNTVIAVSTVKIGDRVWYDADGDGIQDTGESGVGGVNVKLFNQAGTQIGLTTTNAHGLYEFTVKANHTYSVQFDKPTDFDGFSPANVGNDAADSDVVNANGKTASFSVGTSDDLTIDAGLIKNIGDLSITKNDCLTLVTPGQEVTYTIVVSNDGLMTVTNALVSDLIPSLLTNVTWSSVATGGATGNELHGTGSIDDYVTLTSGSSITYTVNGTVATNALSSAPTSNYETSTFNFEGNSATDGTDGNVRTFSVNGVSVKTSAFSRDSFGTWKTAYLGSYTGGLGVTDSSEGSGSGGLHRVDNLGRNNYVLFEFSESVSVDRAELDYVIDDSDISVWIGNFNNPFSNHLTLNNTVLSNFGFSEVNLTGSSSDRWADINASQKIGNTLVIAAKTGDSNDQFKIRSLDIQKPVAPTTVSLSNTATVTAPTGFTDTNLNNNSATDTDTVIAAPGVRTPGFWHNTEWQKFWDGVQGNEPSEKTDPKFPDCDLLFAPHTNSAQPGKVLDPVSGQYDIGLLIGDYNLNGKTDAGENTLFYTHAQALQIVDSSAQPNLEDKRYDLGSSLVASWLNYLAGNPIDTANQTDKDARHYINQGINWLQASTPDENGDHQGDGALNQLTGSVVNSLLANTYWNLGISSASGLLSPHNSDTNVVDPLDAGSVIHTALDNYNNGLGLADHVFSGGNS, encoded by the coding sequence ATGGCCGATACCAATCTCTCAATCTTTGAATCAACATTACCGGACACAACCACCAAAGAAGTCACTGCTTACGATACAGCAACAACTACAGTATCTGGTTTGCCCAGCTATTTAAATGTAACAATCAGCAACGGCGGGTTGCTCAATGGAGTTTATGATGCTTGGTGTATTAACAGTAGCTTTGGTCTCGCAAGAAATACTTACGACAACAGTACTGTATACTCTAGCTACGGAACCATACCTGCTGGCATACTTTATACTGGTGAACAGACAGTAAACGCCTCATCTGCCGATCCATACCTGGATAAACTTCAGCAGATCAACTGGCTTTTGAATAACGTTACTGAAGCATCCAACCTAGTAAACAATACTTATCGCTATGGTGGTGTTGACTACACTTGGGGTGATGTGCAACTAGCTATCTGGAAACTGCTTGGCGAGACAAGCATATTAGATAGTACAGACTTCAACTCATTGGAGGTCTATAGTCAGCAGAAAGCTGATGATCTCGTTACTCTGGCGACAATAAACGGCAGCGACTTCCTGCCAGTGGCTGGCAACGATATTGGTGTGATTGTTAAAGCTTCTGGACAGCAGCCGATCTTGCTGGAAGTGAAGACATCTGGTATTGGGGATTTTGTTTGGGAAGATCTGAATGCCAATGGGATTCAGGACGGTAACGAAGCAGGAATCAATGGGGCAACAGTCACATTGCTCGATGCCAACGGTAATGTTCTCAGCAGCACTATTACTGGGGACAATCCCTACACAGCAGAAATTGAGAGCGGCTACTATCAGTTTGGCCCGCTGCTGCCTAGTAACTATCAGGTCAGGTTTACCTTGCCGACTGACTTTAATGCGGTCAGTCCCTACCTCCAAGGCAACAATTCCCTGGACTCCGACGCTAATCCCAACAACAACCTGACCTCGAATCTCCTAACCTTAGTTGGTGGTGAAATTAACAAAACCATTGATGCAGGCTTCTACAAATATGCCTCATTAGGAGACTTCGTCTTCAACGACAGCAATGTCAATGGCATTCAAGATGCGGAAGAAGTAGGAGTCAGTGGTGTCACAGTGCAGTTGATAAACCCCACAGATGGCAGTGTCATTGGCACTACCACCACAGATAGCAACGGGGCGTACACCTTCACCGGACTCACTCCCGGAGAATATCAAGTGCAATTTAGCGCCCCAACTGGTTACAGCTTCACCTCAGTTAACCAGGGAACTGATGATGCCCAAGATAGTGATGCCAACCCCAGCACCGGGTTGACCCAAACAGTTACCCTCACCTCTGGGGAGTTCAATGGCACCCTGGATGCAGGTTTAGTGCAACTAGCGCGTCTGGGAGACAGAGTTTGGCATGATATTAATGCTAATGGGATTCAAGATGCTGGCGAAGTAGGCATTGCTGAAGCCGGCGTTAACCTATTGAATGCATCTGGAAATGTGATTGCCACCACCAATACCGATGCCGACGGACTGTATTCCTTCAGTAACTTGCAACCTGGAGACTACAAAGTCCAGTTTGTCCAACCCAATGGCTTTAACGGTGTTAGTCCGGTTAATCAAGGTGGTGATGATAGCATTGATGCCGATGCTGATACCAACTTAACCACTGGGTTAATCAATCTGTCTGCTGGTGAAAATGACCCCACCATTGATGCCGGCTTCTACAAAACAGCTAGCCTTGGAGACTTCGTCTTCAACGACAGCAATGTCAATGGCATTCAAGATGCTGGGGAAGTAGGAGTTAGCGGTGTAACCGTTACCCTGATTAGCGGGGGAGCAGATGGGATCATCAACGGTATTGGAGATACCACTGTCACAACAACCACCAATGGCAGTGGCAACTACGGTTTTACAGGACTAACCCCTGGTCAAGAATATCAAGTCGAATTCTCTAATCTACCGACAGGATATCAATTTACCCAAGCAGATGCTGGTTCTAATGATGGCTTAGATTCCGATGCCGATCCCAGCACAGGCAAAACTCAGATTGTCACCCTCTCTTCTGGGGAAAATAACACCACTTTGGATGCGGGGATTTATCAAAATGCCGGCGACTTGTCGATTACCAAAACCGATAATTTGACGACGGTCACCCCTGGACAGCAGATAACCTACACCATCGTGGCTCAAAATAATGGTCTGGTAACTGCCACCAACGCCCTGGTGAGCGATATCATCCCCAGTAATCTGACCAATGTGACTTGGACAAGCGTGGCAGCAGGGGGAGCTACAGACAATCAAACCAGTGGCACAGGCAACATCAACGATTACGTCACCCTGACAGCGGGTAGTAGCATCACTTATACAGTGAACGGTACGGTAGCTACCAACGCCCTCTCATCCAGTCCTACTAGCAATTCTGAAACCAGCACTTTTAACTTCAATGGCAATAGTGCGTTGGATGGAACGAATGGAAATATCCGGACGTTCTCGGTTAACGACGTTTCTGTCAAAACGAGTGCCTTTAGTCGAGATAGTTTTGGAACTTGGAAAACCGCCTATCTCGGTAGCTTTACTGGTGGGTTAGGTGTGACTGACAGTAGCGAAGGCGATGGTGGTAACGGACTCCATCGGGTGGACAATGTGGGGCGGAATAACTACATCCTGTTTGAATTCTCCGAGTCGGTGATTGTCGATCGCGCCTTCCTTGATTCTGTAGTTGATGACAGTGATATCTCTGTGTGGATTGGTAACTTTAACAATCCTTACACTAATCACCTCACCTTAAGTGATTCGGTTTTGAGCAGCTTTGGGTTCAGTGAAGTCAATTTAACAGGTAGCAGTAGCGATCGCTGGGCGAATTTCAATGCCAGCAATAACATAGGCAATACTCTAGTGATCGCGGCTTGGACGCAGGACTCATCACCAGACGACAGATTCAAGATTCACTCTCTGGATATTCAGCAACCTGTTGCACCAACGACCGTTTCTCTGAGCAACACGGCTACGGTAACTGCTGCGACTGGTTTCACCGACACCAACCTCAACAACAACAGCGCCACCGATACGAACACAGTGATTGCCGTCTCCACCGTGAAAATTGGCGATCGCGTTTGGTACGACGCTGATGGAGATGGCATCCAAGATACAGGCGAATCTGGAGTTGGAGGAGTCAATGTCAAGCTGTTTAATCAAGCAGGTACTCAAATCGGTTTGACTACCACCAATGCCCATGGTCTCTACGAATTCACCGTCAAAGCCAATCACACCTACAGCGTTCAATTCGACAAACCCACTGACTTCGATGGTTTTAGCCCAGCCAATGTAGGTAACGATGCGGCCGATAGCGATGTTGTGAATGCTAACGGAAAAACAGCTTCTTTCTCAGTCGGAACGAGCGATGACTTGACGATTGATGCGGGGCTAATCAAAAATATCGGCGATTTGTCGATTACCAAAAACGACTGTTTGACCCTAGTAACGCCCGGACAGGAGGTGACCTACACCATTGTGGTTAGTAATGATGGTCTAATGACCGTCACTAACGCCCTGGTTAGCGATTTAATCCCCAGCCTCCTGACAAACGTGACTTGGAGCAGCGTAGCCACTGGGGGAGCCACGGGCAATGAACTCCATGGGACTGGCTCCATTGACGATTACGTCACCCTGACTTCGGGTAGTAGCATCACTTATACGGTGAACGGCACGGTAGCTACCAACGCCCTCTCATCCGCTCCCACTAGCAATTATGAAACCAGCACTTTTAACTTCGAGGGTAATAGTGCGACGGATGGAACGGATGGAAATGTCCGGACATTCTCGGTCAACGGCGTTTCTGTCAAAACGAGTGCCTTTAGTCGAGACAGTTTTGGAACTTGGAAAACCGCCTATCTCGGTAGCTATACTGGTGGATTAGGTGTTACTGACAGTAGCGAAGGATCTGGTTCTGGTGGACTCCATCGCGTAGATAATCTGGGGCGGAATAACTACGTCCTGTTTGAATTCTCCGAATCGGTGAGCGTTGATCGTGCCGAACTCGATTATGTAATTGATGACAGTGATATCTCTGTGTGGATTGGTAACTTTAACAATCCATTCAGTAATCACCTGACCTTAAATAACACAGTCCTCAGCAATTTTGGGTTCAGTGAAGTCAACTTAACAGGTAGCAGTAGCGATCGCTGGGCAGATATCAATGCCAGTCAGAAAATTGGCAACACTCTAGTGATCGCGGCTAAGACGGGGGACTCAAACGATCAATTCAAGATTCGCTCTCTAGATATTCAGAAGCCTGTTGCACCAACGACCGTTTCTCTGAGCAACACGGCTACAGTAACTGCTCCGACTGGTTTCACCGATACCAACCTCAACAACAATAGCGCCACCGATACTGACACAGTGATTGCCGCCCCCGGTGTCCGGACACCAGGATTCTGGCACAACACAGAGTGGCAGAAGTTTTGGGATGGTGTCCAAGGTAACGAACCGTCAGAAAAAACCGACCCCAAATTCCCTGACTGCGATCTTTTGTTTGCACCTCATACTAACTCCGCACAACCTGGAAAAGTTCTTGACCCGGTGAGTGGACAGTATGACATAGGGCTGCTCATTGGTGACTACAACCTAAATGGCAAAACAGATGCTGGTGAGAATACCCTCTTCTACACCCACGCCCAGGCACTCCAGATTGTCGATTCCTCGGCGCAGCCTAACTTGGAAGATAAACGGTACGATCTTGGTAGCTCTCTGGTGGCTAGCTGGCTGAATTATCTCGCTGGTAACCCCATTGATACCGCCAATCAGACTGATAAGGATGCTCGACACTACATCAACCAGGGAATAAATTGGTTGCAAGCCTCAACGCCAGACGAAAATGGCGATCATCAGGGTGATGGTGCGCTGAACCAACTTACTGGCAGCGTTGTCAATAGCCTTCTGGCTAATACCTACTGGAATCTTGGCATTTCCAGTGCGTCGGGTTTACTGAGTCCCCATAACTCCGACACCAACGTTGTTGATCCCTTAGATGCTGGTAGTGTGATCCACACCGCATTGGATAATTACAACAATGGTCTGGGTCTTGCAGATCATGTTTTCTCCGGAGGAAACTCATAA
- a CDS encoding glycosyltransferase family 2 protein: protein MSPIKFDPIPEISVVICTYNRSTYLDVGINSVINQTFKDWELIIADDGSEDNTFEIVNRYVQKFPNIRYLKHQNKKQAYAKNAGIQASFGKYITLLDSDDAYKPNHLESRLEYMKNHPELDLIEGGFASEEEIFVADYFQPGKTINLRECVLGPTFFGKRKVFFELGGFENIHYGEDTDFWQRAVKIFKTQKVPELQTYLYTRAENSVTKSVLELQA, encoded by the coding sequence ATGAGTCCGATAAAATTTGACCCAATTCCGGAAATATCAGTTGTTATCTGTACTTACAACAGGTCTACATATTTAGATGTTGGCATTAATAGTGTGATTAATCAAACGTTTAAAGATTGGGAACTGATCATAGCTGATGATGGTAGCGAAGACAACACCTTTGAAATTGTCAATCGTTATGTGCAAAAATTTCCAAATATCCGATATCTAAAACATCAAAATAAGAAACAAGCCTACGCTAAAAATGCTGGTATTCAGGCAAGTTTTGGCAAATATATTACACTTCTCGATAGTGATGATGCTTACAAACCTAATCATCTAGAATCGCGACTTGAATATATGAAAAATCATCCGGAACTTGATTTAATTGAAGGTGGATTTGCCAGTGAAGAAGAGATTTTTGTGGCAGATTATTTTCAACCAGGTAAAACAATTAATTTGCGAGAATGTGTTTTAGGCCCTACATTTTTTGGCAAGAGAAAAGTATTTTTTGAGTTGGGGGGATTTGAAAATATCCACTACGGAGAAGATACAGACTTTTGGCAACGAGCAGTGAAAATATTCAAAACACAAAAAGTCCCCGAACTACAAACATATCTTTATACAAGAGCGGAAAATAGTGTTACCAAAAGTGTTTTGGAACTGCAAGCATAA
- a CDS encoding FkbM family methyltransferase, which yields MNSNLIIDVGVHTGQDTEFYLKKGFRVVGIEAHPDIYESTKKRLNSYIENGQLTLLNVAISPKDEPVTFYANLDRTFWGTTSVDWAREGESAFGTRSVEMIVEGRTFERVLEEFGIPYYLKVDIEGADLLCIQALRQFEIKPQFISMESTKASWSALLEELALLKELGYQKFKAINQAKVTQQVCPSPARQGNYIPHQFEYGATGLFGEETPGIWLSQSEVIKAYKGIFLNYKIFGIKGIIHRFPVGKMLLDALNIKEPWYDTHASL from the coding sequence ATGAATAGCAATTTAATCATAGATGTCGGTGTTCACACAGGTCAAGACACGGAGTTTTACTTAAAAAAAGGCTTTCGAGTTGTGGGCATTGAGGCTCATCCTGATATTTACGAATCTACGAAAAAGCGTCTAAATTCATACATAGAAAATGGTCAACTTACCCTCCTAAATGTTGCCATATCACCGAAAGACGAGCCAGTCACCTTTTACGCCAACTTGGACAGAACTTTTTGGGGTACGACTTCAGTAGATTGGGCACGTGAGGGTGAAAGCGCCTTTGGTACGCGTTCTGTTGAGATGATTGTAGAAGGGCGCACATTTGAACGGGTTTTGGAAGAGTTTGGTATTCCTTACTATCTCAAAGTAGATATTGAAGGTGCTGATTTATTGTGCATACAAGCATTACGGCAGTTTGAGATTAAACCACAGTTCATATCTATGGAATCGACAAAGGCTTCTTGGAGTGCGTTGCTTGAAGAACTGGCGCTGTTAAAAGAACTTGGTTATCAGAAATTCAAAGCCATCAACCAAGCGAAAGTAACTCAACAGGTTTGTCCCTCACCAGCAAGACAAGGCAACTATATCCCCCATCAGTTTGAATATGGTGCTACTGGACTCTTTGGAGAAGAAACACCAGGTATTTGGCTCTCGCAAAGTGAAGTAATCAAAGCCTACAAAGGCATTTTTTTAAATTACAAAATATTCGGGATCAAGGGGATTATTCACCGATTCCCTGTGGGGAAGATGCTCCTAGACGCGCTCAACATCAAAGAACCTTGGTATGATACCCATGCTAGTCTATAA
- a CDS encoding peptidoglycan-binding protein, producing MTKKHVQAETWNMRLWPSSILIFTCFSGLGFYPSYASTVTPNLAPKILELAQASSTVPPSSTDLSSGTQGPDVQVLQTQLKELGYYKGVVDGDYGESTGIAVAKFQQAKGLIADGIAGKTTRESLQAAITAKNSVVSTPKPTPKPITQPKQTRRGFIWWSLLGLGLLGTIGAILYLIRRFTRSPQIQESQTLERETLNAASQDPVTPPLPKSEDNAEEVTFIQTTARPTKLLPPEKTSRLAKLNIVDELIKDLHSPDPIKRRKAIWDLGQQGDSRAINPLVDLMIDADSQQHGLILAALAEIGIRTLKPMNRALAVSMQDESPDVRQNAIRDLARVYDMMGQMSQILRHAAEDTDPEVQATARYALNHLNRVRGLPKQEDQPEDTPQEPQP from the coding sequence ATGACTAAAAAGCACGTTCAGGCTGAAACTTGGAATATGAGGCTATGGCCTTCCTCAATCTTGATATTCACCTGTTTTTCTGGCCTGGGTTTTTACCCAAGTTACGCCAGCACGGTTACGCCTAACCTAGCACCAAAAATTTTAGAACTTGCACAAGCCAGTTCTACAGTACCCCCCTCGTCAACCGATCTCAGTTCTGGTACACAAGGGCCAGATGTGCAAGTACTACAAACCCAATTAAAGGAGTTAGGTTACTACAAGGGTGTGGTAGATGGAGATTACGGCGAAAGTACCGGAATTGCTGTTGCTAAATTTCAGCAAGCAAAAGGCTTGATCGCAGACGGTATTGCTGGTAAAACGACTAGGGAAAGTCTGCAAGCAGCAATAACGGCAAAGAACTCAGTTGTCTCCACTCCTAAACCCACCCCTAAACCAATTACCCAGCCAAAACAAACTCGACGAGGTTTCATCTGGTGGTCACTATTAGGACTGGGACTTCTGGGAACTATTGGCGCAATTCTCTACCTAATCAGACGATTTACTAGGAGTCCACAAATCCAAGAGTCCCAAACCTTAGAGAGGGAAACGTTGAATGCAGCTAGTCAAGACCCTGTGACACCACCGTTACCAAAGTCGGAAGATAATGCTGAGGAAGTAACCTTTATACAAACAACAGCAAGACCTACAAAATTACTACCACCAGAAAAAACTTCCCGTCTGGCTAAACTCAATATCGTTGATGAATTGATTAAAGACTTACACAGTCCTGACCCAATCAAGCGGAGGAAGGCCATTTGGGATTTGGGACAGCAGGGAGACTCGCGGGCAATTAACCCACTGGTAGACCTGATGATTGATGCTGATTCCCAACAACACGGCTTAATTTTGGCAGCTTTGGCGGAAATTGGCATCCGCACCCTTAAACCGATGAACCGTGCCTTAGCAGTCTCAATGCAAGATGAAAGTCCAGATGTGCGGCAAAATGCCATTCGTGACTTAGCTCGCGTTTATGACATGATGGGGCAAATGAGTCAGATATTGCGCCATGCAGCGGAAGACACTGATCCTGAAGTGCAAGCAACAGCACGATATGCTTTGAATCATCTTAATCGAGTGCGTGGGTTGCCCAAACAAGAAGATCAACCGGAAGATACACCCCAAGAACCGCAACCATAA
- a CDS encoding DMT family transporter, translated as MQLKLSASASSFPPLLLIAPFFFWGTAMVAMKGVIPHTTPLFMAGVRSLPAGVLILIAAVVMGRPQPQGWAAWLWISLFALVDGTLFQGFLAEGLVRTSAGLGSVMIDSQPLLVALLSLWLFQEHIGLWGWLGLGLGVTGISLIGLPSPWIFNLLGAGADMTIGNWQDFWARGEWLMLLAALSMAIGTVMIRYVCKYADPVSATGWHLFLAGLPLWGISSVVESQQWENLVASEWIALGYATVFGSAIAYGLFFYFAKSGNLTGLSSLTFLTPVFALIFGNIFLSEVLSPLQWLGVFLTLISIYLINQRDTLAGRNNIVEKNTAQQQPVLEASTAQNLNPVTLPLRESEPEFLP; from the coding sequence ATGCAACTGAAACTCAGTGCATCTGCATCTTCCTTCCCTCCCCTGTTGCTAATCGCCCCCTTTTTCTTCTGGGGTACAGCAATGGTGGCAATGAAAGGCGTTATTCCCCACACCACACCCCTATTTATGGCGGGAGTGCGATCGCTACCTGCGGGGGTGTTAATTCTCATAGCCGCAGTCGTTATGGGTAGACCCCAGCCTCAAGGTTGGGCTGCATGGCTGTGGATTAGCTTATTTGCCCTAGTAGATGGGACGCTATTTCAAGGCTTTTTAGCAGAAGGATTAGTCAGAACCAGCGCTGGCTTAGGTTCAGTGATGATTGACTCTCAACCATTGCTTGTGGCTTTGCTGTCCTTGTGGCTATTTCAAGAACATATCGGTTTATGGGGATGGTTGGGGTTAGGTTTAGGAGTCACAGGTATTAGTTTAATTGGCTTGCCTTCTCCCTGGATATTTAATCTTCTAGGTGCAGGCGCAGATATGACAATTGGCAATTGGCAAGATTTTTGGGCGCGTGGTGAGTGGTTGATGCTGCTGGCGGCATTGTCAATGGCAATAGGTACGGTGATGATTCGGTATGTGTGTAAGTACGCTGACCCCGTAAGCGCCACAGGATGGCATTTGTTTTTGGCTGGGTTGCCTTTGTGGGGAATTTCTTCAGTTGTTGAGTCCCAACAGTGGGAAAATCTTGTAGCATCTGAGTGGATAGCTTTAGGTTATGCCACAGTATTTGGGAGTGCGATCGCTTATGGGTTGTTTTTCTACTTTGCTAAAAGTGGTAATCTCACCGGCCTCAGTTCCCTCACCTTCCTCACACCCGTCTTTGCCTTAATATTTGGTAATATTTTCCTCTCAGAAGTTCTCAGCCCATTACAGTGGCTAGGTGTCTTTCTGACTTTAATCAGTATCTATCTGATCAATCAGCGCGACACCTTAGCAGGGAGAAATAATATAGTTGAAAAAAATACTGCACAGCAGCAACCAGTTTTAGAAGCATCTACCGCTCAAAACCTTAACCCTGTCACCCTACCATTAAGAGAATCGGAACCAGAATTTTTACCCTAA